The following proteins come from a genomic window of Megalobrama amblycephala isolate DHTTF-2021 linkage group LG1, ASM1881202v1, whole genome shotgun sequence:
- the LOC125246720 gene encoding E3 ubiquitin/ISG15 ligase TRIM25-like, whose amino-acid sequence MAEASISVDQDQFRCPVCLDLLKDPVTISCGHSYCMSCITDFWNQEDQKGIYRCPLCKQTFTPRPVLGKNVVIAEMVEKLKKTRLQSAAPEVPHTESGDVQCDSCTGRNQKAVKSCLECRSSYCQNHLEQHENLFRSKRHNLMDATGRLQDMICPRHDKMREIYCRTDQRCICMLCLMDEHKDHDTVSTAAARTEKQRNIQQRIQQREKDLQQLREAVASHKRSAQTAVEDSERIFTELIRSIERRRSEVIQLIRDQERAAVSRAEERLKRLEQEINDLRRRDAEMKQLSHTQDHVHFLQSLSSVSLSGSTDGFTVSSHLYFDDIVKSVSQLRDELQQFCSEETEKISGRVKTIQVILAPEYQTREEFLQYFRLLTLDVNSVHYRHHLFEENTVITYADTRLPYPDHPDRFDYWGQAMCRQSLTGRCYWEVEWSGRGERSGVDISVAYKSIRRKGRDPEIDAGCNDQSWRLYCTPTFCSFWHNNIETELPVVSSRRIGVYVDHSAGIVSFYSVSDTMSLIHRVQTTFTQPLYAMLGPYYNTFVKLCQLTN is encoded by the exons ATGGCAGAAGCCAGTATTTCAGTGGATCAGGATCAGTTCAGATGtccagtgtgtctggatctcctgaaggatccagtgacgatttcctgtggacacagttactgtatgaGCTGCATCACTGACTTCTGGAATCAGGAAGATCAGAAGGGAATCTACAGATGTCCATTATGCAAACAGACCTTCACACCAAGACCGGTTTTAGGTAAGAATGTGGTGATTGCTGAGatggtggagaaactgaagaagacGAGACTCCAATCTGCTGCTCCTGAAGTTCCTCACACTGAATCTGGAGATGTTCAGTGTGACTCCTGCACTGGAAGAAATCAGAAAGCAGTGAAATCGTGTCTGGAGTGTCGAAGCTCTTACTGTCAAAATCACCTTGAACAGCATGAGAATCTCTTCAGAAGTAAAAGACACAATCTGATGGAcgccactggacgactgcaggacATGATCTGTCCTCGACATGATAAAATGCGGGAAATTTACTGTCGTACTGACCAGCGGTGTATCTGTATGCTGTGTTTGATGGATGAACACAAAGATCATGACACTGTATCAACTGCAGCAGcgaggacagagaaacag AGAAACATCCAGCAGAGaatccagcagagagagaaagatcttcagcagctgagagaggctgtggcGTCTCATAAG cgctctgcacagaccgcagtggaggacagtgagaggatcttcactgagctcatccgctccattgagagacGTCGCTCTGAGGTGATTcagctgatcagagatcaggaacgagctgcagtgagtcgagctgaagaACGACTGAagcgactggagcaggagatcaatgatctgaggaggagagacgctgagatgaagcagctttcacacacacaggatcatGTTCATTTCCTCCAG AGTTTgtcatctgtctctctctctggatCTACAGACGGCTTCACTGTCAGTTCTCATCTGTATTTTGATGATATAGTGAAATCTGTCTCTCAGCTCAGAGATGAACTGCAGCAGTTCTGCAGCGAGGAGACAGAAAAGATATCTGGAAGAG TGAAAACCATCCAGGTCATTCTGGCTCCTGAATATCAGACCAGAGAGGAGTTTCTACAGT ATTTCCGTCTGTTGACTCTGGATGTGAACTCAGTACATTATCGGCACCATCTGTTTGAGGAAAACACCGTGATCACTTACGCTGACACACGTCTGccatatcctgatcatccagacagatttgattatTGGGGGCAGGCGATGTGTAGACAAAGTTtgactggacgctgttactgggaggtgGAGTGGAGTGGCAGAGGAGAGAGATCAGGAGTGGATATATCAGTggcatataagagcatcaggaGGAAGGGACGAGATCCTGAGATTGATGCTGGATGTAATGATCAATCCTGGAGATTGTACTGCACTCCCACTTTCTGCTCATTCTGGCACAATAACATCGAGACTGAACTCCCTGTAGTGTCCAGCcgtagaataggagtgtatgtggatcacagcgCAGGGATtgtgtccttctacagcgtctcagacacaatgagcctcatccacagagtccagaccacattcactcagccGCTCTATGCCATGCTTGGACCATATTATAACACATTTGTGAAACTGTGTCAACTGACCAATTAA
- the LOC125246725 gene encoding E3 ubiquitin-protein ligase TRIM47-like isoform X3 → MAEASISVGQDQFRCSVCLDLLKDPVTIPCGHSYCKECISGFWDQENQKRIYSCPQCRKTFTTRPVLGRNVVIAEMVGKLKTRLQSVPVPPPVPARRRHPHTGSGDVRCDSCTGRKQKAVKSCLECQSSYCQNHLEQHENLFSKRHNLMDATGRLQDMICPRHDKMLEIYCHTDQRCICMLCLVDEHKDHDTVSTAAARTEKQRHFEKKQRNIQQRIQQREKDLQQLREAVASHKRSAQTAVEDSERIFTELIRSIERRRSEVIQLIRDQERAAVSRAEERLERLEQEINDLKRRDAEMKQLSQTQDHVHFFQSLSSVSLSGSTDGFTVSSHLSFDEVVKSVSQLRDKLQQFCSEETEKISGRV, encoded by the exons ATGGCAGAAGCCAGTATTTCAGTGGGTCAGGATCAGTTCAGATGTtcagtgtgtctggatctcctgaaggatccagtgacgattccctgtggacacagttactgtaaggAATGCATCTCAGGTTTCTGGGATCAGGAGAATCAGAAGAGAATCTACAGCTGCCCTCAGTGCAGAAAAACCTTCACAACAAGACCAGTTTTAGGTAGGAATGTGGTGATTGCTGAAATGGTGGGGAAACTGAAGACGAGACTCCAATCTGTTCCTGTTCCTCCTCCTGTTCCTGCTCGTCGTCGTCATCCTCATACTGGATCTGGAGATGTTCGGTGTGACTCCTGCACTGGAAGAAAACAGAAAGCAGTGAAGTCGTGTCTAGAGTGTCAAAGCTCTTACTGTCAAAATCACCTTGAACAGCATGAGAATCTCTTCAGTAAAAGACACAATCTGATGGAcgccactggacgactgcaggacATGATCTGTCCTCGACATGATAAAATGCTGGAAATTTACTGCCATACTGACCAGCGGTGTATCTGTATGCTGTGTTTGGTGGATGAACACAAAGATCATGACACTGTATCAACTGCAGCAGcgaggacagagaaacag aGACATTTTGAGAAGAAACAGAGAAACATCCAGCAGAGaatccagcagagagagaaagatcttcagcagctgagagaggctgtggcGTCTCATAAG cgctctgcacagaccgcagtggaggacagtgagaggatcttcactgagctcatccgctcTATTGAGAGACGTCGCTCTGAGGTGATTcagctgatcagagatcaggaacgagctgcagtgagtcgagctgaagaacgactggagcgactggagcaggagatcaatgatctgaaGAGGAGAGACGCTGAGATGAAGCAGCTTTCACAAACACAGGATCATGTTCATTTCTTCCAG AGTTTgtcatctgtctctctctctggatCTACAGATGGTTTCACTGTCAGTTCTCATCTGTCCTTTGATGAAGTAGTAAAATCTGTCTCTCAGCTCAGAGACAAACTGCAGCAGTTCTGCAGCGAGGAGACAGAAAAGATATCTGGAAGAG tataa
- the LOC125246725 gene encoding tripartite motif-containing protein 16-like isoform X4 produces the protein MAEASISVGQDQFRCSVCLDLLKDPVTIPCGHSYCKECISGFWDQENQKRIYSCPQCRKTFTTRPVLGRNVVIAEMVGKLKTRLQSVPVPPPVPARRRHPHTGSGDVRCDSCTGRKQKAVKSCLECQSSYCQNHLEQHENLFSKRHNLMDATGRLQDMICPRHDKMLEIYCHTDQRCICMLCLVDEHKDHDTVSTAAARTEKQRHFEKKQRNIQQRIQQREKDLQQLREAVASHKRSAQTAVEDSERIFTELIRSIERRRSEVIQLIRDQERAAVSRAEERLERLEQEINDLKRRDAEMKQLSQTQDHVHFFQSLSSVSLSGSTDGFTVSSHLSFDEVVKSVSQLRDKLQQFCSEETEKISGRGKYSFIIRKYPKSREKELDNSRLLTLDLNSVNKRLLLSKGNTVIPVADTHQCYPDHPDRFDYWMQVLCRESVTGRCYWEVEWSGDGRSGVSIAVTYKSIGRKGRKPEIKAGCNDQSWKMFCCSSKCSFCHNNIETVLPVVSSRRIGVYVDHSAGILSFYSISDTMSLIHRVQTTFTQPLYAVFGFDRNSTVKLCQLTN, from the exons ATGGCAGAAGCCAGTATTTCAGTGGGTCAGGATCAGTTCAGATGTtcagtgtgtctggatctcctgaaggatccagtgacgattccctgtggacacagttactgtaaggAATGCATCTCAGGTTTCTGGGATCAGGAGAATCAGAAGAGAATCTACAGCTGCCCTCAGTGCAGAAAAACCTTCACAACAAGACCAGTTTTAGGTAGGAATGTGGTGATTGCTGAAATGGTGGGGAAACTGAAGACGAGACTCCAATCTGTTCCTGTTCCTCCTCCTGTTCCTGCTCGTCGTCGTCATCCTCATACTGGATCTGGAGATGTTCGGTGTGACTCCTGCACTGGAAGAAAACAGAAAGCAGTGAAGTCGTGTCTAGAGTGTCAAAGCTCTTACTGTCAAAATCACCTTGAACAGCATGAGAATCTCTTCAGTAAAAGACACAATCTGATGGAcgccactggacgactgcaggacATGATCTGTCCTCGACATGATAAAATGCTGGAAATTTACTGCCATACTGACCAGCGGTGTATCTGTATGCTGTGTTTGGTGGATGAACACAAAGATCATGACACTGTATCAACTGCAGCAGcgaggacagagaaacag aGACATTTTGAGAAGAAACAGAGAAACATCCAGCAGAGaatccagcagagagagaaagatcttcagcagctgagagaggctgtggcGTCTCATAAG cgctctgcacagaccgcagtggaggacagtgagaggatcttcactgagctcatccgctcTATTGAGAGACGTCGCTCTGAGGTGATTcagctgatcagagatcaggaacgagctgcagtgagtcgagctgaagaacgactggagcgactggagcaggagatcaatgatctgaaGAGGAGAGACGCTGAGATGAAGCAGCTTTCACAAACACAGGATCATGTTCATTTCTTCCAG AGTTTgtcatctgtctctctctctggatCTACAGATGGTTTCACTGTCAGTTCTCATCTGTCCTTTGATGAAGTAGTAAAATCTGTCTCTCAGCTCAGAGACAAACTGCAGCAGTTCTGCAGCGAGGAGACAGAAAAGATATCTGGAAGAGGTAAATACTCATTCATTATCAGAAAATA tccaaaatcca gagaaaaagaactggaca attcccgtCTGTTGACTCTGGATCTGAACTCAGTGAATAAAAGGCTCCTTCTGTCTAAGGGAAACACAGTGATCCCTGTCGCTGACACACATCAGTgttatcctgatcatccagacagatttgattatTGGATGCAGGTactgtgtagagagagtgtgactggacgctgttactgggaggtgGAGTGGAGTGGAGATGGGAGATCAGGAGTGTCTATAGCAGTGACATATAAGAGCATCGGGAGGAAGGGACGAAAACCTGAGATTAAAGCTGGAtgtaatgatcagtcctggaaaATGTTCTGCTgttcttcaaaatgttcattcTGTCACAATAACATTGAAACTGTCCTTCCTGTAGTGTCCAGCcgtagaataggagtgtatgtggatcacagcgCAGGGATTTTGTCCTTCTACAGCATctcagacacaatgagcctcatccacagagtccagaccacattcactcagccGCTCTATGCTGTGTTTGGATTTGATAGAAACTCAACAGTGAAACTGTGTCAACTGACCAATTAA
- the LOC125246725 gene encoding E3 ubiquitin/ISG15 ligase TRIM25-like isoform X1: MAEASISVGQDQFRCSVCLDLLKDPVTIPCGHSYCKECISGFWDQENQKRIYSCPQCRKTFTTRPVLGRNVVIAEMVGKLKTRLQSVPVPPPVPARRRHPHTGSGDVRCDSCTGRKQKAVKSCLECQSSYCQNHLEQHENLFSKRHNLMDATGRLQDMICPRHDKMLEIYCHTDQRCICMLCLVDEHKDHDTVSTAAARTEKQRHFEKKQRNIQQRIQQREKDLQQLREAVASHKRSAQTAVEDSERIFTELIRSIERRRSEVIQLIRDQERAAVSRAEERLERLEQEINDLKRRDAEMKQLSQTQDHVHFFQSLSSVSLSGSTDGFTVSSHLSFDEVVKSVSQLRDKLQQFCSEETEKISGRDSRLLTLDLNSVNKRLLLSKGNTVIPVADTHQCYPDHPDRFDYWMQVLCRESVTGRCYWEVEWSGDGRSGVSIAVTYKSIGRKGRKPEIKAGCNDQSWKMFCCSSKCSFCHNNIETVLPVVSSRRIGVYVDHSAGILSFYSISDTMSLIHRVQTTFTQPLYAVFGFDRNSTVKLCQLTN; this comes from the exons ATGGCAGAAGCCAGTATTTCAGTGGGTCAGGATCAGTTCAGATGTtcagtgtgtctggatctcctgaaggatccagtgacgattccctgtggacacagttactgtaaggAATGCATCTCAGGTTTCTGGGATCAGGAGAATCAGAAGAGAATCTACAGCTGCCCTCAGTGCAGAAAAACCTTCACAACAAGACCAGTTTTAGGTAGGAATGTGGTGATTGCTGAAATGGTGGGGAAACTGAAGACGAGACTCCAATCTGTTCCTGTTCCTCCTCCTGTTCCTGCTCGTCGTCGTCATCCTCATACTGGATCTGGAGATGTTCGGTGTGACTCCTGCACTGGAAGAAAACAGAAAGCAGTGAAGTCGTGTCTAGAGTGTCAAAGCTCTTACTGTCAAAATCACCTTGAACAGCATGAGAATCTCTTCAGTAAAAGACACAATCTGATGGAcgccactggacgactgcaggacATGATCTGTCCTCGACATGATAAAATGCTGGAAATTTACTGCCATACTGACCAGCGGTGTATCTGTATGCTGTGTTTGGTGGATGAACACAAAGATCATGACACTGTATCAACTGCAGCAGcgaggacagagaaacag aGACATTTTGAGAAGAAACAGAGAAACATCCAGCAGAGaatccagcagagagagaaagatcttcagcagctgagagaggctgtggcGTCTCATAAG cgctctgcacagaccgcagtggaggacagtgagaggatcttcactgagctcatccgctcTATTGAGAGACGTCGCTCTGAGGTGATTcagctgatcagagatcaggaacgagctgcagtgagtcgagctgaagaacgactggagcgactggagcaggagatcaatgatctgaaGAGGAGAGACGCTGAGATGAAGCAGCTTTCACAAACACAGGATCATGTTCATTTCTTCCAG AGTTTgtcatctgtctctctctctggatCTACAGATGGTTTCACTGTCAGTTCTCATCTGTCCTTTGATGAAGTAGTAAAATCTGTCTCTCAGCTCAGAGACAAACTGCAGCAGTTCTGCAGCGAGGAGACAGAAAAGATATCTGGAAGAG attcccgtCTGTTGACTCTGGATCTGAACTCAGTGAATAAAAGGCTCCTTCTGTCTAAGGGAAACACAGTGATCCCTGTCGCTGACACACATCAGTgttatcctgatcatccagacagatttgattatTGGATGCAGGTactgtgtagagagagtgtgactggacgctgttactgggaggtgGAGTGGAGTGGAGATGGGAGATCAGGAGTGTCTATAGCAGTGACATATAAGAGCATCGGGAGGAAGGGACGAAAACCTGAGATTAAAGCTGGAtgtaatgatcagtcctggaaaATGTTCTGCTgttcttcaaaatgttcattcTGTCACAATAACATTGAAACTGTCCTTCCTGTAGTGTCCAGCcgtagaataggagtgtatgtggatcacagcgCAGGGATTTTGTCCTTCTACAGCATctcagacacaatgagcctcatccacagagtccagaccacattcactcagccGCTCTATGCTGTGTTTGGATTTGATAGAAACTCAACAGTGAAACTGTGTCAACTGACCAATTAA
- the LOC125246725 gene encoding E3 ubiquitin/ISG15 ligase TRIM25-like isoform X2 — translation MAEASISVGQDQFRCSVCLDLLKDPVTIPCGHSYCKECISGFWDQENQKRIYSCPQCRKTFTTRPVLGRNVVIAEMVGKLKTRLQSVPVPPPVPARRRHPHTGSGDVRCDSCTGRKQKAVKSCLECQSSYCQNHLEQHENLFSKRHNLMDATGRLQDMICPRHDKMLEIYCHTDQRCICMLCLVDEHKDHDTVSTAAARTEKQRHFEKKQRNIQQRIQQREKDLQQLREAVASHKRSAQTAVEDSERIFTELIRSIERRRSEVIQLIRDQERAAVSRAEERLERLEQEINDLKRRDAEMKQLSQTQDHVHFFQLRDKLQQFCSEETEKISGRDSRLLTLDLNSVNKRLLLSKGNTVIPVADTHQCYPDHPDRFDYWMQVLCRESVTGRCYWEVEWSGDGRSGVSIAVTYKSIGRKGRKPEIKAGCNDQSWKMFCCSSKCSFCHNNIETVLPVVSSRRIGVYVDHSAGILSFYSISDTMSLIHRVQTTFTQPLYAVFGFDRNSTVKLCQLTN, via the exons ATGGCAGAAGCCAGTATTTCAGTGGGTCAGGATCAGTTCAGATGTtcagtgtgtctggatctcctgaaggatccagtgacgattccctgtggacacagttactgtaaggAATGCATCTCAGGTTTCTGGGATCAGGAGAATCAGAAGAGAATCTACAGCTGCCCTCAGTGCAGAAAAACCTTCACAACAAGACCAGTTTTAGGTAGGAATGTGGTGATTGCTGAAATGGTGGGGAAACTGAAGACGAGACTCCAATCTGTTCCTGTTCCTCCTCCTGTTCCTGCTCGTCGTCGTCATCCTCATACTGGATCTGGAGATGTTCGGTGTGACTCCTGCACTGGAAGAAAACAGAAAGCAGTGAAGTCGTGTCTAGAGTGTCAAAGCTCTTACTGTCAAAATCACCTTGAACAGCATGAGAATCTCTTCAGTAAAAGACACAATCTGATGGAcgccactggacgactgcaggacATGATCTGTCCTCGACATGATAAAATGCTGGAAATTTACTGCCATACTGACCAGCGGTGTATCTGTATGCTGTGTTTGGTGGATGAACACAAAGATCATGACACTGTATCAACTGCAGCAGcgaggacagagaaacag aGACATTTTGAGAAGAAACAGAGAAACATCCAGCAGAGaatccagcagagagagaaagatcttcagcagctgagagaggctgtggcGTCTCATAAG cgctctgcacagaccgcagtggaggacagtgagaggatcttcactgagctcatccgctcTATTGAGAGACGTCGCTCTGAGGTGATTcagctgatcagagatcaggaacgagctgcagtgagtcgagctgaagaacgactggagcgactggagcaggagatcaatgatctgaaGAGGAGAGACGCTGAGATGAAGCAGCTTTCACAAACACAGGATCATGTTCATTTCTTCCAG CTCAGAGACAAACTGCAGCAGTTCTGCAGCGAGGAGACAGAAAAGATATCTGGAAGAG attcccgtCTGTTGACTCTGGATCTGAACTCAGTGAATAAAAGGCTCCTTCTGTCTAAGGGAAACACAGTGATCCCTGTCGCTGACACACATCAGTgttatcctgatcatccagacagatttgattatTGGATGCAGGTactgtgtagagagagtgtgactggacgctgttactgggaggtgGAGTGGAGTGGAGATGGGAGATCAGGAGTGTCTATAGCAGTGACATATAAGAGCATCGGGAGGAAGGGACGAAAACCTGAGATTAAAGCTGGAtgtaatgatcagtcctggaaaATGTTCTGCTgttcttcaaaatgttcattcTGTCACAATAACATTGAAACTGTCCTTCCTGTAGTGTCCAGCcgtagaataggagtgtatgtggatcacagcgCAGGGATTTTGTCCTTCTACAGCATctcagacacaatgagcctcatccacagagtccagaccacattcactcagccGCTCTATGCTGTGTTTGGATTTGATAGAAACTCAACAGTGAAACTGTGTCAACTGACCAATTAA